In Cystobacter fuscus DSM 2262, one DNA window encodes the following:
- a CDS encoding DEAD/DEAH box helicase has translation MSLSTLLTADSLRAASGSAFLSGEASWREGRVLSCALENDALEGLVRGRETYRVRLTASGGALVSRCACPVRDAVCEHAIALGLSFLSQGPVPAEPPEGPFATRADLERWADAHHVRHALAVSVSVLVAELPLNEARRNGLQHALNGLALRDVGSREGAQRYVGARGAGLETAITEAAWAYLRQEADSVRQALSEESARGGSHADAVLAPLWTRLLEVRRSLRALAFPRSRERRASATWGFDAATCALTWKERDRVVRSGPDYGTIGVSTRLSFPGGGEGRVECTCAARQRGCAHALALVDTVLDVLAEPARAPEARRIAEELLRPGWARALKDLELLETEAARPRAGVEVWWCIEHELGALTVSPLVKKQTRKGTWSTGARMTAARLIEEHRELLSEVDLRVAEHLASWAPASRAAGTYPSRAFLALVGHPRVALELRPDEPLELKRVRLGFTALSAADHIRLEPSLEGERLNPKMLGTLLRAFTPGEPLFLAEAERGRFLLIDVNEEARQLWNVLEKHGDQFPPESHEQLLERLSRLETRLPLVVPPSLKGREYPTDMVPVVRLRLLPDVSLEMELLVRPGPGAPLYPPGVGPRDVLLSRHGERGYVRRHLMSEEERARAALVSLPLEDAEEGPPFRFRLGDTESALRLVAALQRPPEGLEVEWLDERPVITSSTGPEALKVQVERKKDWFGLSGNLKVEAGRIELAVLLDAARRQKRFVRVDANRWVELSDTLRHRLQAVADHAFLGKNRVELSPGAVPAISALFDAGAEVEAAPAWRLLTERLAASLSLKPKPPASLGTTLRDYQVEGHAWLSRVAAWGAGACLADDMGLGKTVQALAMLLDRSRLGPALVLAPTSVAFNWVQELQRFAPGLRPVLYAEQADRVKCLAKLKKNDVLIVSYGLLVRDAASLGAVQFATLVVDEAQALKNPSTRRARAARQLNAGFRIALSGTPLENHLGELWSLFAIVFPGLLGSWEQFRERFAGPIERGKDPEANAALSRVIRPFLLRRTKSEVARELPSRTEIQLPVALSEEEWTLYEDARLAAVAEVSTQGKGIRDEQQRFQVLAALTRLRLLASHPRLYDGQSSVSSSKMRRLLELLEELRSEGHRALVFSQFTSHLELVREELERAGFTYQYLDGSTPAAARAKRIQAFQDGEGELFLISLKAGGTGINLTAADYVIHLEPWWNPAVEDQATDRAHRIGQTRPVTVYRLVARGTIEEQILSLHSDKRALVAGVLEGTNVAARLTTKDLLALLEGSDAPRDRDDDEEEPPARTMH, from the coding sequence ATGTCGTTGTCCACGTTGCTGACCGCCGACTCCCTCCGCGCGGCCTCGGGAAGTGCCTTCCTCTCCGGTGAGGCGTCCTGGCGCGAGGGGCGGGTCCTCTCCTGTGCCCTCGAGAACGATGCCCTCGAGGGGCTCGTCCGGGGACGGGAGACGTACCGCGTCCGGCTCACGGCCTCGGGGGGCGCGCTCGTGTCCCGCTGCGCGTGCCCGGTACGTGACGCGGTCTGCGAACATGCCATCGCCCTCGGGCTGTCCTTTCTCTCCCAGGGCCCTGTCCCGGCCGAGCCGCCCGAGGGGCCCTTCGCGACGCGCGCGGACCTGGAGCGCTGGGCGGACGCACACCACGTCCGGCACGCGCTCGCGGTCTCCGTGTCCGTGCTCGTGGCGGAGCTGCCCCTCAACGAGGCGCGGCGCAATGGACTCCAGCACGCTCTCAATGGGCTCGCCCTGCGCGACGTGGGCTCGCGCGAAGGGGCCCAGCGCTACGTGGGCGCGCGCGGCGCTGGCCTGGAGACGGCCATCACCGAGGCGGCGTGGGCCTACCTGCGCCAGGAAGCGGACTCGGTGCGGCAGGCGCTCTCCGAGGAGTCGGCCCGGGGCGGCTCGCACGCGGATGCCGTGCTCGCGCCGTTGTGGACGCGCCTGCTCGAGGTGCGCCGCTCGCTTCGGGCCCTGGCCTTTCCCCGCTCCCGCGAGCGCCGGGCCTCGGCGACCTGGGGCTTCGACGCGGCGACGTGCGCGCTCACCTGGAAGGAGCGGGACCGCGTCGTCCGCTCCGGGCCGGATTACGGCACCATCGGCGTCTCCACCCGGTTGTCGTTTCCCGGAGGCGGCGAGGGCCGCGTGGAGTGCACCTGCGCGGCCCGGCAACGGGGCTGTGCCCACGCGCTCGCGCTCGTCGATACCGTGCTCGACGTCCTGGCCGAGCCCGCCCGCGCCCCCGAGGCGCGGAGGATCGCCGAGGAGCTCCTCCGGCCGGGCTGGGCCCGCGCGTTGAAGGACCTCGAGCTGCTCGAGACGGAGGCGGCCAGGCCCCGCGCGGGAGTCGAGGTGTGGTGGTGCATCGAGCATGAGCTGGGCGCGCTGACGGTGTCGCCCCTGGTGAAGAAGCAGACGCGCAAGGGCACCTGGAGCACCGGCGCGCGGATGACCGCGGCCCGGCTGATCGAGGAGCATCGCGAGCTGCTCTCCGAGGTGGATCTCCGGGTCGCCGAGCACCTGGCCTCCTGGGCTCCGGCGTCGCGCGCGGCTGGGACCTACCCCTCGCGGGCCTTCCTCGCGCTCGTCGGTCATCCGCGGGTCGCGCTCGAGCTTCGTCCCGACGAGCCGCTCGAGCTGAAGCGGGTGCGGCTCGGCTTCACCGCGCTCTCCGCCGCGGACCACATCCGCCTGGAGCCCTCCCTCGAAGGCGAGCGTCTCAACCCCAAGATGCTGGGGACGCTCCTGCGTGCGTTCACTCCGGGCGAGCCGCTGTTCCTCGCCGAGGCGGAGCGGGGCCGGTTCCTGCTCATCGACGTGAACGAGGAGGCGCGGCAGCTCTGGAACGTGCTCGAGAAGCACGGGGACCAGTTTCCCCCCGAGAGCCATGAGCAACTGCTCGAGCGGCTGTCTCGTCTGGAGACACGGCTCCCCCTCGTCGTCCCGCCCTCGCTCAAGGGGCGCGAGTACCCGACGGACATGGTCCCCGTCGTCCGCCTGCGCCTGCTGCCCGACGTGTCCCTCGAGATGGAGCTGCTCGTGCGGCCCGGTCCGGGCGCGCCGCTGTACCCTCCCGGCGTGGGCCCGCGCGATGTGCTGCTCTCGCGTCATGGGGAGCGCGGCTATGTGCGCCGCCACCTGATGTCCGAGGAGGAGCGTGCCCGCGCGGCGCTCGTCTCCCTTCCCCTCGAGGACGCGGAGGAGGGGCCGCCGTTCCGCTTCCGGCTCGGGGACACGGAGTCGGCGTTGCGGCTCGTCGCCGCGTTGCAGCGGCCCCCGGAGGGGCTCGAGGTCGAGTGGCTCGACGAGCGGCCCGTCATCACCTCCTCCACGGGCCCGGAAGCCCTGAAGGTGCAGGTCGAGCGCAAGAAGGATTGGTTTGGGCTCTCGGGCAACCTGAAGGTGGAGGCGGGGAGGATCGAACTCGCGGTGCTCCTGGACGCGGCCCGGCGGCAGAAGCGCTTCGTGCGGGTGGATGCCAACCGGTGGGTGGAACTCAGCGACACCCTGCGGCACCGATTGCAGGCGGTGGCGGATCACGCCTTCCTCGGGAAGAACCGGGTGGAGTTGTCTCCCGGTGCGGTTCCCGCCATCAGCGCGCTGTTCGACGCGGGCGCCGAGGTCGAGGCCGCGCCCGCGTGGCGGCTGTTGACGGAGCGCCTCGCCGCGTCGCTGTCGCTCAAGCCGAAGCCTCCCGCCTCGCTGGGAACCACGCTGCGCGACTACCAGGTGGAGGGGCATGCGTGGCTCAGCCGGGTGGCGGCCTGGGGCGCGGGCGCGTGCCTCGCGGATGACATGGGCCTGGGCAAGACGGTGCAGGCGCTCGCGATGCTGTTGGATCGCTCGCGGCTCGGTCCCGCCCTCGTCCTCGCGCCCACCTCGGTGGCCTTCAACTGGGTGCAGGAGCTCCAGCGCTTCGCGCCGGGTCTGCGCCCCGTGCTCTACGCCGAGCAGGCGGATCGCGTGAAGTGCCTGGCGAAGCTCAAGAAGAACGACGTGCTCATCGTGAGCTATGGCCTGCTGGTGCGCGACGCGGCGAGTCTCGGCGCGGTGCAGTTCGCCACGCTCGTGGTCGACGAGGCGCAGGCGTTGAAGAACCCGAGCACCCGGCGGGCCCGCGCCGCGCGGCAGTTGAACGCGGGCTTCCGCATTGCCTTGTCGGGCACGCCCCTGGAGAACCACCTGGGTGAGCTGTGGAGCCTCTTCGCCATCGTCTTCCCGGGCCTGCTCGGCAGTTGGGAGCAGTTCCGCGAGCGCTTCGCCGGGCCCATCGAGCGGGGCAAGGATCCCGAGGCGAACGCGGCCCTCTCGCGGGTGATCCGTCCCTTCCTGCTGCGGCGCACCAAGAGCGAGGTGGCGCGGGAGCTGCCGTCGCGCACGGAGATCCAGCTGCCCGTGGCGCTCTCCGAGGAGGAATGGACGCTGTACGAGGACGCCCGGCTCGCGGCGGTGGCGGAGGTGAGCACGCAGGGCAAGGGCATTCGCGACGAGCAGCAGCGCTTCCAGGTGCTCGCGGCGCTCACGCGGCTGCGGCTGCTCGCCTCGCATCCGCGGCTCTACGACGGGCAGTCGAGTGTCTCCTCCTCCAAGATGCGGCGGCTGCTCGAGCTGCTGGAGGAGCTGCGCAGCGAGGGCCACCGGGCGCTGGTGTTCAGCCAGTTCACCTCGCACCTGGAGCTCGTCCGCGAGGAATTGGAGCGCGCGGGGTTCACCTACCAGTACCTGGATGGGTCGACCCCCGCGGCGGCGCGGGCGAAGCGGATCCAGGCGTTCCAGGACGGGGAGGGCGAGCTGTTCCTGATCTCCCTCAAGGCGGGCGGCACGGGCATCAACCTCACCGCCGCCGACTACGTCATCCACCTGGAGCCCTGGTGGAACCCGGCGGTCGAGGATCAGGCGACGGATCGCGCCCACCGCATCGGGCAGACGCGGCCGGTGACGGTGTACCGGCTGGTCGCCCGCGGCACCATCGAGGAGCAGATCCTCTCGCTCCACTCGGACAAGCGGGCGCTCGTGGCGGGGGTGCTCGAGGGCACGAACGTCGCGGCCCGGTTGACCACGAAGGATCTCCTCGCGCTGCTGGAGGGGAGCGACGCTCCTCGTGACCGGGACGACGACGAGGAAGAGCCGCCCGCCCGGACGATGCACTGA
- a CDS encoding glycoside hydrolase family 19 protein: MDRKLTYRGMALLGVLGGLSGCTADEVAPAENLSQLESAAIVSNITEGDYFIRSAMTNKCIDVADASTADGAAVQQYDCNFTNAQKFHISPTSDGYFKIINVNSNKGLDIKEVSYAQNAPIHQWSYVGGGNQQFKFVGRGNNQFSIHVRHTDMALDLYWGSANNGTQYVQYPYTGAANQLYTFDKVDGGTNPPPTGTGIAAILSEATFNSMFPGRGPFYTYSALVAAANTFPGFATTGDTTARKREVAAFLANVAHETGGLVYVEEINKSVMCDTSWGPPGCGCAPGKWYYGRGPIQLSWNGNYCAAGNALGVDLMNDPDRVARDATIAWRTGFWFWMTQAGAGSRPAHDSIVNGYGFGQTIMSINGSVECYGRNPGQVQSRVNNYLNFASKLGVDPGGNTGC, from the coding sequence ATGGATCGGAAGCTCACGTATCGCGGCATGGCGCTGTTGGGAGTTCTCGGTGGATTGAGCGGCTGCACGGCGGACGAGGTCGCGCCCGCCGAAAACCTCTCACAACTCGAGAGCGCCGCCATCGTCTCCAACATCACCGAGGGGGATTACTTCATCCGGTCCGCCATGACCAACAAGTGCATCGACGTGGCGGATGCCAGCACCGCGGATGGCGCCGCGGTGCAACAGTATGACTGCAATTTCACAAACGCGCAGAAGTTCCACATCTCCCCGACGTCGGATGGCTATTTCAAGATCATCAACGTCAACAGCAACAAGGGGCTCGACATCAAGGAGGTGAGCTACGCGCAGAACGCCCCGATCCACCAGTGGAGCTACGTGGGCGGCGGCAACCAGCAGTTCAAGTTCGTGGGCCGGGGCAACAACCAGTTCAGCATCCACGTGCGTCACACGGACATGGCGCTCGATCTGTATTGGGGCTCGGCGAACAACGGCACGCAGTACGTCCAGTACCCGTACACCGGCGCCGCCAACCAGCTCTACACCTTCGACAAGGTCGACGGGGGCACCAACCCGCCTCCCACGGGCACGGGCATCGCCGCCATCCTGAGCGAGGCCACGTTCAACTCGATGTTCCCCGGCCGCGGCCCCTTCTACACCTACTCGGCCCTGGTGGCCGCGGCGAACACCTTCCCCGGCTTCGCCACCACGGGTGACACCACCGCACGCAAGCGCGAGGTGGCCGCCTTCCTCGCCAACGTCGCCCACGAGACCGGTGGCCTCGTGTACGTCGAGGAGATCAACAAGAGCGTCATGTGCGACACCAGCTGGGGCCCGCCGGGCTGCGGCTGCGCCCCGGGCAAGTGGTACTACGGCCGTGGCCCCATCCAGTTGTCGTGGAACGGCAACTACTGCGCCGCGGGCAACGCGCTCGGCGTGGACCTCATGAACGACCCCGACCGGGTCGCGCGCGATGCCACCATCGCCTGGCGCACCGGCTTCTGGTTCTGGATGACCCAGGCGGGCGCGGGCTCCAGGCCGGCGCATGACTCCATCGTCAACGGCTACGGCTTCGGCCAGACCATCATGAGCATCAACGGCTCCGTCGAGTGCTACGGCCGCAACCCCGGCCAGGTGCAGAGCCGCGTGAACAACTACCTGAACTTCGCGAGCAAGCTCGGCGTGGACCCCGGCGGCAACACCGGCTGCTGA
- a CDS encoding type 1 glutamine amidotransferase, producing MSDSLSTPRPRAILFQHDLPVSAGALEGALVRAGFTLETRFREVRPGDADADLVVVLGGYMGVYEADQHPYLHEELALMEGRLARRRPCLGICLGAQMLAAVSGARVYPDPKGMVLGVEPIHVTPAGHAHPVFSGAPASFPVVQWHGDTFDTVRGAEALAASERQPQEAFLLSNSVGFLFHPEVVPPMLESWVRALPESLSRSGRRLEDVLTEDLPRLEAARTEIDGLLERTARFLAHEVSIRTR from the coding sequence ATGTCCGATTCCCTCTCCACTCCCAGGCCCCGCGCGATCCTCTTCCAGCACGACCTCCCGGTGAGCGCGGGGGCGCTCGAGGGGGCGCTCGTGCGGGCCGGTTTCACCCTCGAGACGCGCTTTCGCGAGGTCCGGCCGGGAGACGCCGACGCGGACCTCGTGGTCGTCCTGGGCGGCTACATGGGCGTCTACGAGGCCGACCAACACCCGTACCTTCACGAGGAGCTCGCCCTGATGGAGGGGCGACTGGCGCGGCGCCGTCCCTGTCTGGGCATCTGCCTGGGGGCCCAGATGCTCGCGGCCGTCTCCGGCGCTCGCGTCTACCCGGACCCCAAGGGCATGGTCCTGGGCGTGGAGCCCATCCACGTCACGCCCGCGGGCCACGCGCACCCCGTCTTCTCCGGGGCTCCGGCGTCCTTTCCCGTCGTCCAGTGGCACGGCGATACGTTCGACACCGTGCGCGGCGCGGAGGCTCTCGCCGCCTCGGAGCGCCAGCCCCAGGAAGCCTTCCTCCTGTCCAACTCGGTGGGCTTCCTGTTCCACCCGGAGGTCGTGCCTCCCATGCTGGAGTCCTGGGTGCGCGCCTTGCCCGAATCCCTCTCGCGCTCGGGCCGGCGGCTCGAGGACGTGCTCACGGAGGACCTCCCCCGGCTCGAGGCGGCACGCACCGAGATCGACGGGCTCCTGGAGCGCACGGCCCGCTTCCTCGCGCACGAGGTGAGCATCCGGACGCGCTAG
- a CDS encoding sterol desaturase family protein, translated as MNNLASVSRVLAVLSLGATLLEVLAYKFVFKRDYGWRSALATLAVIVGRSFTRLIPIAITLPGATWLYEHRIFNASEHGVASWVALFFGIEFLYYWYHRLGHRVRWFWLSHAVHHSTNEINLVAAGRLAWTSQITGAYAIFSPLALLGFTPETILAGYALNLSYQFWIHADWAPKLGFLEGIFNTPSAHRVHHAANLDYLDANYGGVLMLFDRLFGTYIPERDDLPCRYGLVHPLTTNNPLKIVFHQFGPFFRDVMSARSPREVWGYIISPPGWRPDGNSETTEDMRRKAAGEKPAEAAPAPVYEAALP; from the coding sequence ATGAACAACCTCGCTTCTGTGTCCCGCGTCCTCGCCGTCCTGAGCCTGGGCGCCACCTTGTTGGAAGTGCTGGCCTACAAGTTTGTCTTCAAACGTGATTATGGCTGGCGCTCCGCCCTGGCGACGCTCGCGGTCATCGTGGGGCGGAGCTTCACCCGGCTCATTCCCATCGCCATCACCCTGCCCGGTGCGACCTGGCTCTACGAGCACCGGATCTTCAACGCCTCGGAGCATGGCGTGGCGTCCTGGGTGGCCCTCTTCTTCGGCATCGAGTTCCTCTACTACTGGTACCACCGGCTGGGGCATCGCGTGCGGTGGTTCTGGCTGTCGCACGCGGTGCACCACTCGACCAACGAGATCAACCTCGTGGCCGCGGGCCGGCTCGCGTGGACGTCGCAGATCACCGGCGCCTACGCCATCTTCTCGCCGCTGGCCCTCCTCGGCTTCACCCCCGAGACCATCCTCGCCGGCTACGCGCTGAACCTGAGCTACCAGTTCTGGATCCACGCGGACTGGGCGCCCAAGCTGGGCTTCCTCGAGGGCATCTTCAACACCCCGTCGGCTCATCGCGTCCACCACGCGGCCAACCTCGACTACCTGGATGCCAACTACGGGGGCGTGCTCATGCTCTTCGATCGCCTCTTCGGCACGTACATCCCCGAGCGCGACGACCTGCCCTGCCGCTACGGCCTGGTGCACCCGCTGACGACGAACAACCCCTTGAAGATCGTCTTCCACCAGTTCGGCCCGTTCTTCCGCGATGTGATGAGCGCCCGGAGCCCGCGTGAGGTGTGGGGCTACATCATCTCTCCGCCGGGCTGGCGGCCGGATGGCAACAGCGAGACCACCGAGGACATGCGCCGCAAGGCCGCGGGCGAGAAGCCGGCCGAAGCAGCACCGGCTCCGGTCTACGAAGCCGCCCTGCCCTGA
- a CDS encoding glycosyl hydrolase has translation MTFRRNRPVLATLLVSFLAGCGAEEPSSGAPQVGHEETALAASLLTVNLQTWSGHYLVADKGGGAALQAYSTWAKEWETFTLSDLNGGTLQSGDLVTLRGVNGQWVSADKGGGGAVYVNAPHELGWEQFRVVKLNGTGTVASGDKIALQTSIGGQYVSAINAGGGDVLANAPAAKEWETLTFFIAGTGTPTTPKQRVLNYIQSISGSKTIAGQHNREPNWDPAKWTNTIHGTTGRWPGLWSGDFLYQQENIDSRWTMINEAKNQFNAGAIVQLMWHSCPPTQGEACGWDGGVKSRLSDSQWNELLTDGSNLNKIWKTRVDRLVPFLQDLKNNGVPVLFRPYHEMNQGVFWWGGRTGPQGTRRLYQMLHDYLTKTKGIDNLIWVWDVQDLSWNFNDYNPGDAYWDIAALDFYNGDGFTKAKYDAMLAVAGNKPIAIGECDRLPTSAELSSQPRWVFFMGWSELVYEKNSTTAIQNVYWAGNVLTREELPAWR, from the coding sequence CTGGCCACGCTGCTTGTCTCGTTCCTCGCGGGCTGTGGTGCTGAAGAGCCTTCCTCGGGAGCCCCCCAGGTGGGTCACGAGGAGACGGCGCTCGCCGCGTCGCTGCTCACGGTGAACCTCCAGACGTGGTCGGGCCACTACCTCGTCGCCGACAAGGGGGGAGGCGCGGCGCTCCAGGCCTACAGCACCTGGGCGAAGGAATGGGAGACCTTCACGCTCTCGGACCTCAATGGGGGCACGCTCCAGAGCGGGGACCTGGTGACCCTCCGGGGGGTGAATGGACAGTGGGTCTCGGCGGACAAGGGCGGTGGCGGCGCCGTCTACGTCAATGCCCCGCATGAGCTGGGCTGGGAGCAGTTCCGCGTCGTCAAGCTCAACGGGACGGGCACCGTCGCCTCGGGAGACAAGATCGCCCTCCAGACGAGCATCGGCGGCCAGTACGTCTCCGCCATCAATGCCGGAGGGGGTGATGTGCTCGCCAACGCCCCCGCGGCCAAGGAATGGGAGACCCTGACGTTCTTCATCGCCGGGACGGGCACGCCCACCACTCCCAAGCAGCGGGTGCTCAACTACATCCAGAGCATCTCCGGCTCGAAGACGATCGCCGGCCAGCACAACCGCGAGCCGAACTGGGATCCGGCGAAGTGGACCAACACCATCCACGGCACCACGGGCCGCTGGCCGGGTCTGTGGAGCGGGGACTTCCTCTACCAGCAGGAGAACATCGACTCGCGCTGGACGATGATCAACGAGGCGAAGAACCAGTTCAACGCGGGCGCGATCGTGCAGCTCATGTGGCACTCCTGCCCGCCGACGCAGGGCGAGGCCTGCGGCTGGGATGGTGGCGTCAAGAGCAGGCTGAGCGACAGCCAGTGGAACGAGCTCCTCACCGACGGCTCCAACCTCAACAAGATCTGGAAGACGCGGGTGGACAGGCTCGTGCCCTTCCTGCAGGACCTGAAGAACAATGGCGTGCCCGTGCTCTTCCGCCCGTATCACGAGATGAACCAGGGCGTGTTCTGGTGGGGAGGCCGCACGGGTCCGCAGGGCACGCGCCGCCTGTACCAGATGCTGCACGACTACCTGACCAAGACGAAGGGCATCGACAACCTCATCTGGGTCTGGGACGTGCAGGACCTGAGCTGGAACTTCAACGACTACAACCCGGGTGACGCCTACTGGGACATCGCGGCCCTCGACTTCTACAACGGCGACGGCTTCACGAAGGCCAAGTACGACGCCATGCTGGCCGTGGCGGGCAACAAGCCCATCGCCATTGGCGAGTGCGACCGCCTGCCGACCTCGGCCGAGCTGAGCAGCCAGCCGCGCTGGGTCTTCTTCATGGGCTGGTCGGAGCTCGTCTATGAGAAGAACTCGACCACGGCGATCCAGAACGTCTACTGGGCGGGCAACGTCCTGACGCGCGAGGAACTCCCGGCCTGGCGGTAG